From Desulfovibrio sp., a single genomic window includes:
- a CDS encoding ABC transporter permease subunit (The N-terminal region of this protein, as described by TIGR01726, is a three transmembrane segment that identifies a subfamily of ABC transporter permease subunits, which specificities that include histidine, arginine, glutamine, glutamate, L-cystine (sic), the opines (in Agrobacterium) octopine and nopaline, etc.) → MASLAHATDSETLMRQGRDAMAEGRLEEAEAAFLQVPAPTSEADDEGLYANARMQVARLRIASKDYDGAIQAARDVLAHYTEHAEAKNTIASIERERLPAWKRFFEDCWRFLPSLLSGAGMTLLLVFCTILISPIGGLIIALGRISSIRMLRIPCWFIIWLFRGTPLLLQLFFIYYGLPSLGITLKPLSAALIGLGVNYSAYLAEIIRAGIESISHGQMEAAKALGMTYGQAMRRVIVPQTYKRLIPPIANEFTALIKDTALVSTIAMVELMRAADQMFNTYFNVTAIILAGVIYLFFTTVFTFVFERVEAKVGVYEQR, encoded by the coding sequence ATGGCTTCTCTGGCCCACGCCACTGACTCCGAGACGCTCATGCGCCAGGGCCGCGACGCCATGGCCGAGGGACGCCTGGAAGAAGCCGAGGCCGCCTTTCTCCAGGTTCCGGCTCCGACATCCGAAGCCGACGACGAAGGCCTCTACGCCAATGCCCGCATGCAGGTGGCCCGCCTGCGCATAGCCAGCAAGGACTACGACGGAGCCATCCAGGCCGCCCGCGACGTGCTGGCCCACTACACCGAACACGCCGAAGCCAAGAACACCATCGCCTCCATCGAACGCGAACGCTTGCCCGCCTGGAAGCGTTTCTTCGAAGACTGCTGGCGGTTCTTGCCGTCGCTCCTTTCGGGCGCCGGCATGACCCTTCTCCTGGTGTTCTGCACAATTCTCATTTCGCCCATCGGCGGACTCATCATCGCCCTTGGGCGCATAAGCTCCATCAGGATGCTGCGCATCCCGTGCTGGTTCATCATCTGGCTTTTCAGGGGAACCCCGCTTCTTTTGCAGCTGTTCTTCATTTACTATGGTCTGCCATCGCTCGGGATAACCCTGAAGCCTCTGTCGGCGGCGCTTATCGGCCTTGGGGTGAACTACTCGGCCTATCTCGCAGAAATCATCCGCGCTGGCATCGAATCCATCTCGCACGGCCAGATGGAAGCGGCCAAAGCCCTGGGAATGACTTACGGCCAGGCCATGCGCCGGGTCATCGTGCCCCAGACCTACAAGAGGCTCATCCCCCCAATCGCCAATGAATTCACCGCGCTCATAAAAGACACCGCCCTGGTGTCCACCATCGCCATGGTTGAGCTCATGCGAGCGGCGGACCAGATGTTCAACACGTATTTCAACGTCACGGCCATCATTCTGGCCGGCGTGATCTACCTCTTCTTCACCACCGTGTTCACTTTCGTGTTCGAGCGCGTCGAGGCAAAGGTGGGAGTCTATGAACAGCGCTGA
- a CDS encoding amino acid ABC transporter ATP-binding protein, which yields MNSADPNALIECISLRKRFGEHDALDDVSITVSRGEKVVIIGPSGSGKSTLLRAMNFLETVDSGEIRFEGKSAGYRHVGGKLVLDKQANLCALRTQIGMVFQQFNLFPHMTVAGNVMEGPVTVLGQNKSEARDLAMEVLGKVGMADKADRFPATLSGGQKQRVAIARALAMRPKLMLFDEPTSALDPELVGEVFEAIKNLAHEGMTMVIVTHNMGFAREVADTVAFMEAGRILLADPPAKFFGHDCELPRIRAFIDKIM from the coding sequence ATGAACAGCGCTGACCCAAACGCCCTTATCGAGTGCATAAGCCTGCGCAAACGCTTCGGCGAGCACGACGCCCTGGACGATGTTTCCATCACCGTTTCGCGCGGCGAGAAGGTGGTTATCATCGGACCGTCCGGGTCCGGGAAATCCACCCTGCTTCGGGCAATGAACTTTCTGGAAACCGTGGACTCTGGCGAGATCCGCTTCGAGGGAAAAAGCGCGGGCTACCGGCACGTCGGCGGCAAGCTCGTACTGGACAAGCAGGCCAATCTCTGCGCCCTGCGCACCCAGATAGGCATGGTTTTCCAGCAGTTCAACCTCTTCCCGCACATGACCGTGGCCGGAAACGTCATGGAAGGGCCGGTCACGGTTTTAGGCCAGAACAAGTCTGAAGCCAGGGATCTGGCCATGGAAGTGCTCGGCAAGGTGGGCATGGCCGACAAGGCGGACCGGTTCCCGGCCACCCTGTCCGGCGGGCAGAAGCAGCGTGTGGCCATCGCCCGGGCCCTGGCCATGCGCCCCAAGCTCATGCTTTTCGACGAGCCCACCTCGGCGCTGGATCCGGAACTGGTCGGCGAAGTGTTCGAAGCCATCAAGAATCTGGCCCATGAAGGCATGACCATGGTCATCGTGACCCACAACATGGGCTTCGCCCGCGAAGTGGCGGATACCGTGGCCTTCATGGAGGCCGGGCGCATCCTGCTGGCGGACCCGCCGGCCAAGTTCTTCGGCCACGACTGCGAACTGCCAAGGATTCGGGCCTTCATCGACAAGATCATGTAG
- the gpt gene encoding xanthine phosphoribosyltransferase: MADSERYHRMYPVSWDQLHRDCKALSWRLMSLGPWKGIYAITKGGLIPAAIVARELDVRIIDTICVASYDWQSQGDKVDVLKGVTGDGEGWLLIDDLVDTGRTAKAVREMLPKAHFATVYAKPEGRPLVDTFITEVSQDTWILFPWDSEPQFIQPIAKATKA, from the coding sequence ATGGCCGATTCCGAACGCTACCACCGCATGTACCCCGTGAGCTGGGACCAGCTTCACCGCGACTGCAAGGCCCTTTCCTGGCGCCTCATGTCCCTTGGTCCCTGGAAAGGCATTTACGCCATCACCAAGGGAGGGCTCATCCCGGCGGCCATCGTTGCCCGCGAATTGGACGTGCGCATCATCGACACCATCTGCGTGGCCAGCTACGACTGGCAGAGCCAGGGAGACAAGGTGGACGTTCTCAAGGGCGTAACAGGCGACGGAGAGGGATGGCTTCTGATCGACGATCTGGTGGATACGGGCAGGACGGCCAAGGCCGTTCGCGAGATGCTGCCCAAGGCCCACTTCGCCACGGTGTACGCCAAACCCGAGGGAAGGCCCTTGGTGGACACCTTCATCACAGAGGTCAGCCAGGACACGTGGATACTGTTCCCCTGGGACTCCGAGCCCCAGTTCATCCAGCCCATCGCCAAGGCTACTAAGGCGTAA
- a CDS encoding uracil-xanthine permease: MAQALPTDYQLRVRDFPVGAQMLFVAFGALVLVPLLTGLDPNVALFCAGIGTLIYQVLTKFQIPIFLGSSFSFIAPIMLCMQRYGMAATLGGLASVGVMYVLFALIIKAKGTAFLLRFLPHIVTGPVIMVIGLILAPVGVYMAMGKTGDGAVVLYPENQAMLISMVSLAVTVLVAIKGKGLLKLIPIICGIAAGYATSLALGIVDFAPVAKAPWFKLPDFVAPTFSAEAILIIMPVAIAPIIEHIGSILAIGSVTGKNYIDNPGVHRSLMGDGVATTLAGFLGGPPLTTYAEVTGAVSLIKIYNPALMTWAAITAVGLAFIGKLGALLHTIPAPVMGGIMLLLFGAIMVVGLNSLVQDGQDLMKPRNMVIVALIVVLGMGKMSFSFWGVHLEGIGLAGVAGVLLNALLPRDRAES; the protein is encoded by the coding sequence ATGGCGCAGGCTCTTCCCACGGACTACCAACTCAGGGTGCGCGATTTTCCCGTGGGCGCCCAGATGCTCTTCGTGGCCTTCGGCGCGCTGGTGCTGGTGCCGCTTCTGACCGGGCTTGACCCCAATGTGGCGCTCTTTTGCGCGGGCATAGGCACGCTCATCTACCAGGTGCTCACCAAGTTCCAGATTCCCATCTTCCTGGGCTCTTCGTTTTCCTTCATAGCCCCCATCATGCTCTGCATGCAGCGCTACGGCATGGCGGCCACACTGGGCGGCCTGGCCTCCGTGGGCGTGATGTACGTGCTCTTCGCGCTCATCATCAAAGCCAAGGGCACCGCCTTTCTGCTGCGCTTTCTGCCCCACATAGTCACCGGCCCGGTGATCATGGTCATCGGTCTTATCCTGGCCCCGGTGGGCGTGTACATGGCCATGGGCAAGACCGGGGACGGGGCCGTGGTGCTCTACCCCGAGAACCAGGCCATGCTGATCTCCATGGTCTCGCTCGCCGTCACCGTGCTGGTGGCCATCAAGGGCAAGGGGCTTTTGAAGCTCATCCCCATCATCTGCGGCATCGCGGCCGGGTACGCCACCAGCCTGGCTCTTGGCATCGTGGACTTCGCCCCTGTGGCCAAGGCCCCCTGGTTCAAGCTGCCGGACTTCGTAGCCCCGACGTTCAGCGCCGAGGCCATCCTCATCATCATGCCCGTGGCCATCGCGCCCATCATCGAGCACATCGGCTCCATCCTGGCCATCGGGTCGGTCACCGGCAAGAACTACATCGACAATCCGGGCGTGCACCGCTCCCTCATGGGAGACGGCGTGGCCACCACCCTGGCCGGTTTCCTGGGCGGGCCTCCGCTGACCACCTACGCCGAGGTCACGGGCGCCGTGTCGCTCATCAAGATCTACAACCCGGCGCTCATGACCTGGGCCGCCATCACCGCCGTGGGCCTGGCCTTCATCGGCAAGCTGGGGGCGCTCTTGCACACCATCCCGGCTCCGGTCATGGGCGGCATCATGCTGCTTCTGTTCGGGGCCATCATGGTGGTGGGGCTTAATTCCCTGGTGCAGGACGGCCAGGACCTGATGAAGCCCCGCAACATGGTTATCGTGGCCCTTATCGTGGTGCTGGGCATGGGCAAGATGAGCTTTTCGTTCTGGGGTGTGCACCTTGAAGGCATCGGCCTGGCAGGCGTGGCCGGTGTGCTGCTCAATGCCCTGCTGCCACGCGACAGGGCCGAGAGTTGA
- the upp gene encoding uracil phosphoribosyltransferase yields MPVTVVDHPLVRHKLGILREDGVSTKNFRDLANEVSMLLTYEATKDLKTEKKTIKGWAGDVEVEQIKGKKVTVVPILRAGLGMMDGVLDMIPGAKVSVVGMYRNEETLAPVRYFVKLAKEIHKRTAIILDPMLATGGTLIATIDLLKEAGCKKIKGLFLVAAPEGLAKLEAAHPDVQIYVASIDERLNDVGYILPGLGDAGDKIFGTK; encoded by the coding sequence ATGCCGGTAACCGTGGTCGATCATCCGCTGGTAAGGCACAAGCTGGGCATTTTGCGCGAGGACGGTGTGAGCACCAAGAACTTCCGCGACCTGGCCAACGAAGTGTCCATGCTGCTCACCTATGAAGCCACCAAGGACTTGAAGACCGAAAAGAAAACCATCAAGGGCTGGGCCGGCGACGTCGAAGTGGAACAGATAAAGGGAAAGAAGGTCACCGTGGTGCCCATCCTGCGCGCGGGACTTGGCATGATGGACGGCGTTCTGGACATGATCCCCGGCGCCAAGGTGAGCGTTGTGGGCATGTACCGCAACGAGGAAACCCTGGCCCCTGTTCGCTACTTCGTGAAGCTGGCCAAGGAGATTCACAAGCGCACAGCCATCATTCTAGACCCCATGCTGGCTACGGGCGGCACACTCATCGCCACCATCGACCTCTTGAAGGAGGCCGGGTGCAAGAAGATCAAGGGACTCTTCCTGGTGGCCGCGCCCGAGGGCCTGGCCAAGCTGGAGGCGGCCCACCCTGACGTGCAGATCTACGTGGCCTCCATCGACGAGCGCTTGAACGACGTGGGGTACATCCTGCCCGGCCTTGGCGACGCGGGCGATAAAATCTTCGGAACGAAATAA
- a CDS encoding DEAD/DEAH box helicase: protein MSFDAFDLHASITANIKALGYEAPTPIQREAIPHVASGRDVMGLAQTGTGKTAAFLLPIIDRFLKNPKPLRGSCRALVIAPTRELAEQIHESAREYTKGLRFRTVTVYGGVGMGPQTNNLRRGADIVVACPGRLLDHVNQGNANLSFVEALVLDEADHMFDMGFLPDIKRILERLPNERQTLLFSATMPDSIKGLANETLKDPALVRIGRSGPVQTIEQCLYPVPQHLKTKLLLNILGDANEGSVLVFTRTKHRAKRLAEQLGRSGHQSACLQGNLSQAQRQKAMEGFRSGRYRVMVATDIAARGIDVSRVAHVVNYDLPDTPETYTHRVGRTGRAEREGQAHSLVTSEDVSMVRAIERLLGKSIERRKIEGFDYACAAPERDSEFHRPPLSQNRYGQPRNGRNSSEPQPRSGRYASGSQERVSAYGDQPRSGRYASDSQERGSSYGDQPQARNSRQGVYGNAGRYGAEGSGNAPRQYAYSAEPGRARRDQDGNRAATDNRDGDHSRNRQPRAAKSSGGFYGRAPESANGSRSGGQERTSGNYGQSRPRSRQGGDRQGNGSDQAA, encoded by the coding sequence TTGTCATTCGACGCTTTTGATTTACACGCTTCCATTACCGCCAACATCAAGGCCCTGGGCTACGAAGCCCCCACCCCCATCCAGCGCGAAGCCATTCCGCATGTGGCCAGCGGCCGCGACGTCATGGGCCTGGCCCAGACCGGCACCGGCAAGACCGCGGCCTTTTTGCTGCCAATAATCGACAGGTTCTTAAAGAACCCCAAGCCGCTCAGGGGCTCGTGCCGCGCCCTGGTCATCGCGCCCACCCGCGAACTGGCCGAACAGATCCACGAGAGCGCCCGCGAGTACACCAAGGGCCTTCGCTTCCGCACCGTTACCGTGTACGGCGGCGTGGGCATGGGACCTCAAACCAACAATCTGCGCCGCGGCGCTGACATCGTGGTGGCCTGCCCGGGACGTCTGCTCGACCATGTGAACCAGGGCAACGCCAACCTCTCCTTTGTTGAAGCCCTGGTGCTGGACGAAGCCGACCACATGTTCGACATGGGCTTTTTGCCAGACATCAAGAGGATTCTGGAGAGGCTTCCGAACGAGCGCCAGACCCTGCTCTTCTCCGCCACCATGCCCGATTCCATCAAGGGCCTGGCCAACGAGACCCTGAAGGACCCGGCCCTGGTGCGCATCGGCCGCTCCGGCCCGGTCCAGACCATCGAGCAGTGCCTGTACCCGGTGCCCCAGCACTTGAAGACCAAGCTTTTGCTGAACATCCTGGGCGACGCCAACGAAGGTTCCGTGCTGGTGTTCACCCGCACCAAACACCGCGCCAAGCGCCTGGCCGAGCAGCTTGGGCGTTCCGGCCACCAGTCCGCCTGCCTGCAGGGCAATCTGTCACAGGCCCAGCGCCAGAAGGCCATGGAAGGCTTCCGCTCCGGCCGCTACCGGGTGATGGTGGCCACGGACATCGCGGCCAGGGGCATCGACGTGTCCCGCGTGGCCCACGTGGTGAACTACGACCTTCCCGACACCCCTGAGACTTACACCCACCGGGTCGGCCGCACCGGCCGCGCCGAGCGCGAAGGCCAGGCCCACTCCCTGGTGACCAGCGAGGACGTGTCCATGGTCAGGGCCATTGAGCGTCTGTTGGGCAAGTCCATCGAACGCCGCAAGATCGAAGGGTTCGACTACGCCTGCGCCGCGCCCGAGCGCGACTCCGAATTCCACCGCCCGCCGCTCAGCCAGAACCGCTACGGCCAGCCCCGTAACGGCCGCAACTCCTCCGAGCCCCAGCCCAGGTCCGGCAGGTACGCTTCCGGCAGCCAGGAGCGCGTCTCCGCTTACGGCGACCAGCCCAGATCTGGCCGCTACGCTTCCGACAGCCAGGAACGCGGCTCCTCTTACGGCGACCAGCCCCAGGCCAGGAATTCCAGGCAGGGCGTTTACGGCAACGCCGGCCGCTACGGAGCCGAGGGTTCAGGCAACGCTCCCAGGCAGTACGCTTACTCCGCCGAACCAGGCCGCGCCCGCCGCGACCAGGACGGCAACCGCGCCGCGACGGACAACCGCGATGGCGACCACTCCCGCAACAGGCAGCCCCGCGCCGCCAAGAGCTCCGGCGGCTTCTACGGCCGGGCTCCGGAGTCCGCTAATGGCAGCCGCAGTGGCGGCCAGGAAAGGACCTCGGGCAACTACGGCCAGTCCAGACCTCGCTCCCGCCAGGGTGGTGACCGCCAGGGCAATGGCAGCGATCAAGCCGCCTAG
- the buk gene encoding butyrate kinase, with protein sequence MKKRILTINPGSTSTKAVLFEGDVAVRTVELEHTRDEMIRFERVMDQLQYRTSGLRAGLGDLGHLDAVVGRGGFLAPVPGGVFAVSEAMLDELRQAPHGEHASNLGAFLARKFADKHQCPALVVDPVATDELMDVARLTGFPNISRRTIFHALGQRGAAREAASRLGIDYGHGRFIVAHLGGGISVGAHLKGRVVDVTNAMDGEGPFSPERSGALPLLPVLRLLESGQYSIGQLEAAITTGGGLLAHLGTSDLRLVEARINAGDEKARLVFEAMVYNIAKAVASMAPALEGRVEAVVVTGGMARSTRLTHELTRLVAYLGPVVVVTGVEEMQAMARGALLALAGELEVQTYPPVKKGDPKN encoded by the coding sequence ATGAAGAAACGCATACTGACGATAAACCCGGGGTCCACCTCCACCAAGGCCGTGCTTTTCGAGGGCGACGTGGCGGTTCGTACCGTTGAGTTGGAGCACACCCGCGATGAGATGATCAGATTCGAACGGGTGATGGACCAGCTCCAGTACAGGACCTCCGGCCTGCGGGCCGGACTGGGCGATCTTGGCCACTTAGATGCCGTGGTTGGGCGCGGTGGGTTTCTAGCGCCCGTGCCTGGAGGAGTCTTCGCCGTGAGCGAGGCCATGCTCGACGAGTTGCGCCAGGCCCCGCACGGCGAACACGCCAGCAACCTGGGGGCCTTCCTGGCCAGAAAGTTCGCCGACAAACATCAGTGTCCGGCCCTGGTGGTGGACCCGGTGGCTACGGACGAACTCATGGACGTCGCCCGGCTGACCGGATTCCCGAATATTTCCAGACGCACCATCTTTCATGCCCTGGGCCAGCGCGGGGCCGCGCGTGAGGCTGCTTCGCGTCTGGGGATCGACTACGGGCACGGCCGGTTCATCGTGGCCCATCTGGGTGGTGGGATTTCCGTTGGCGCACACCTGAAGGGCAGGGTGGTGGACGTGACCAACGCCATGGACGGAGAGGGTCCGTTCAGCCCGGAACGCTCCGGCGCCTTGCCTCTTTTACCTGTGCTGCGCCTTCTCGAGAGTGGACAGTATTCCATCGGGCAGCTCGAGGCGGCCATAACCACGGGAGGGGGGCTGCTGGCCCATCTGGGAACCAGCGACCTGCGCCTGGTGGAGGCCCGCATCAATGCGGGCGACGAAAAGGCCAGGCTGGTCTTCGAGGCCATGGTCTACAACATCGCCAAGGCCGTGGCATCGATGGCTCCGGCCCTGGAGGGCCGGGTGGAGGCCGTGGTGGTGACCGGCGGCATGGCCCGCAGCACCCGGCTCACCCATGAGCTCACCCGTCTGGTGGCCTATTTGGGGCCCGTGGTGGTGGTCACTGGAGTGGAGGAGATGCAGGCCATGGCCAGGGGCGCGCTGCTGGCCCTTGCCGGAGAGCTCGAGGTTCAAACGTATCCCCCTGTGAAAAAGGGGGATCCCAAGAATTGA